One Bacillota bacterium genomic window, AGAATGTGCTATTGTGCAAATGGCTATTATCAATTACCGGATTTATGTGCAAGATTATCATGGTTGGCAGACATTCTATGCCGGTTGTTTGTGAAAAACGGATGCCGTTTTAATTTGCAAAATCACAAATACTCTCAGGTAATGGCCCAGGATTCATTGGTCCGTACTTAATGTTACCCGATACCTTATTACCAGAAAGTATCCCCTTTAAGTTTTGCAATGTAGGAGAAGCACTGATTGGAGTCCCATAGGTGGTTAAATATCTTCCAAGTGCCATAAATCTTTCGTTAAGAGGAACTTTTGCCCCTTTTCTTTCTTGAACAATTACTCCTGTTTCTCTATCAAACCTCCAAACACTCCCATGCTTACCTTCATAACGGTAATCCGTTGGGTTAAACATCATTTGCCAAAACATTAGGTTTGTTTGATAATTTCCGGAATCTATGATATCACAGTCGCTCCAATTACTGCCTACACCTCTGCCATTATCGGTGTTACTTGGTGAATATATATCTGGAATATCTATTGGACCAATCCGTTCCAGCCCTAGCGGGTCCACATATTTGAGCGGGTTATTCAGCACGTACGGGTACGGGTTCAATGTCCCGGGTTGGGCCAGGTCTCCCGCCCAGGGGTCCTGAGAGATGAACCGGCCGGTGTCCGGTAGGTAGTACCTGGCCTGAGCGTAGTACAGTTCCGCGAAGTGGTCGTAGGTGTAGCCGGTATAGGCTATGGCGTTGTCCGGGCCGGACCAGTTGGGATCCAGTTTCACCGCACCCAAAGGCCGGCCGAACTCGTTGTAGTTGTAGTGGGCTGATGTTTTGCCGTTTATAACCACCACTTTGGTGGTGGTGCCCAGGTCGTCGTGCAGGTAGAACAGGCTGTCCCACTTTTCTTTGTAGTTGGTCTCCATACCAGGCGGTATCCAGCCGTTGTCGTGGTCGTCCAGGGCTAAAAAGTCCATGCTTACAATATCCCGCCCGTAGGTGTAGCGCTGTATCTGGCTGTGTTCGCCGTAGGAGAGCAGCAGGTTGTCGTATTCCTTGGTGTAGTCCACCACGTAATGCTGGGCCATGTAGTGCCGGTTGTATTGCTTGTCCCAGCCCGGTTTGGGGTTGCCGCCGTGTGAAGGCTGCCCCAGGTTTTTGTTTTTCAGTTCTTGCACGAATTTCGGCGGCCCGCCTGGTCCTGGCGGGAACACCGGCCGGTTGTTGTGCTCGGCGCCGTGGTTTAGGTCGATGATGGTCTGGATGCGGTTACCCAGGCCGTCGTAGGTGTAGCTGGTGGTGTCGCCGAACTTG contains:
- a CDS encoding RHS repeat-associated core domain-containing protein codes for the protein MRTALSWTLWAASPGLPISPAGCRNTPATGQKQSQTYPDGSRVSYEYDQLDRLTGVTDAFGRDTTYEYNPAGELVEQLMPGGTKTKYIYDAISQITELRHIDPSGRVTGSYAYTYDPAGNKTAVSKNAFNEDELEETEEQTFAYDALDRLISVQEAGDEYKNYYYDTLGNRVAIIEQEKEHKEAKYYQYNNLNQLTKQYDHDGDIKYYSYDNRGNLTEMRSEGNVFNTYAFDAANQLNEATNKFGDTTSYTYDGLGNRIQTIIDLNHGAEHNNRPVFPPGPGGPPKFVQELKNKNLGQPSHGGNPKPGWDKQYNRHYMAQHYVVDYTKEYDNLLLSYGEHSQIQRYTYGRDIVSMDFLALDDHDNGWIPPGMETNYKEKWDSLFYLHDDLGTTTKVVVINGKTSAHYNYNEFGRPLGAVKLDPNWSGPDNAIAYTGYTYDHFAELYYAQARYYLPDTGRFISQDPWAGDLAQPGTLNPYPYVLNNPLKYVDPLGLERIGPIDIPDIYSPSNTDNGRGVGSNWSDCDIIDSGNYQTNLMFWQMMFNPTDYRYEGKHGSVWRFDRETGVIVQERKGAKVPLNERFMALGRYLTTYGTPISASPTLQNLKGILSGNKVSGNIKYGPMNPGPLPESICDFAN